One genomic window of Aethina tumida isolate Nest 87 chromosome 3, icAetTumi1.1, whole genome shotgun sequence includes the following:
- the LOC109605417 gene encoding uncharacterized protein LOC109605417 isoform X2 — translation MSINIREKNRIDAVLKFAHLWEEGIDSLCWRQGKVLKSLDTNEFFKLDDIVIVYQHDGILCSSDNNTGILKCYVIYKDGLTYIDNTNEFYSRILKKRIDQIQLYMHFSGKMDGIYFEINATTGKWGILKIDYNLERIKFLINFIHKEFSGTKDSITVVKILDKLYPDLQFDEFGTM, via the exons ATGTCTATTAA tattagaGAGAAGAATAGAATTGAtgctgtattaaaatttgcacaTTTGTGGGAAGAAGGAATCGATTCTTTGTGTTGGAGACAAGGAAAAGTCTTGAAAAGCTTGGatacaaatgaattttttaaattagatgaTATTGTGATTGTTTACCAACATGATGGCATATTATGCAGTTCAGATAATAACACAGGAATACTTAAATGTTATGTCATTTATAAAGATGGCCTTACTTATATAGACAAcacaaatgaattttatagtcgtattttaaaaaagagaaTTGATCAAATACAGTTGTATATGCACTTCTCCGGCAAAATGGATGGTatctattttgaaattaatgcaACAACGGGGAAGTGGggaattctaaaaattgattataatttagaacgtattaaatttctaattaacttCATTCATAAAGA gttTTCTGGTACCAAGGACTCAATTACGGTGGTAAAAATTTTGGACAAATTATATCCCGACCTTCAATTTGACGAATTTGgaacaatgtaa
- the LOC109605417 gene encoding uncharacterized protein LOC109605417 isoform X1, whose product MSIKSFSEFFDDFNNSSKTIREKNRIDAVLKFAHLWEEGIDSLCWRQGKVLKSLDTNEFFKLDDIVIVYQHDGILCSSDNNTGILKCYVIYKDGLTYIDNTNEFYSRILKKRIDQIQLYMHFSGKMDGIYFEINATTGKWGILKIDYNLERIKFLINFIHKEFSGTKDSITVVKILDKLYPDLQFDEFGTM is encoded by the exons ATGTCTATTAA gagTTTCTCTGAGTTCTTTGATGATTTCAATAATTCATCGAAAAC tattagaGAGAAGAATAGAATTGAtgctgtattaaaatttgcacaTTTGTGGGAAGAAGGAATCGATTCTTTGTGTTGGAGACAAGGAAAAGTCTTGAAAAGCTTGGatacaaatgaattttttaaattagatgaTATTGTGATTGTTTACCAACATGATGGCATATTATGCAGTTCAGATAATAACACAGGAATACTTAAATGTTATGTCATTTATAAAGATGGCCTTACTTATATAGACAAcacaaatgaattttatagtcgtattttaaaaaagagaaTTGATCAAATACAGTTGTATATGCACTTCTCCGGCAAAATGGATGGTatctattttgaaattaatgcaACAACGGGGAAGTGGggaattctaaaaattgattataatttagaacgtattaaatttctaattaacttCATTCATAAAGA gttTTCTGGTACCAAGGACTCAATTACGGTGGTAAAAATTTTGGACAAATTATATCCCGACCTTCAATTTGACGAATTTGgaacaatgtaa
- the LOC109605416 gene encoding WD repeat-containing protein 61 isoform X2 yields MYVVDRKKQAHDGGVWCCDWKACPPETINKNAIFKTEIFTIPDEPLQEYIVTCGGDKFVKVWELHGDELELKHNLEGHQSGVVSVAISNSGKLCVSRGLDCTLRIWDIEKGSQIAEAVVMPTDSWSVLFTQDDQHVISCSKAGIVTLYNAKTGKPERKFGKNTKGSYPYSMACSPDGKIVVTGSADGIINAYDIHNGKHCGRVESHAKAIRSMCFTYDSQNLLTSSEDQQMRVYDVQTTGIDMVTTICGHDSYILSVSLSPNGKYFVSGSADMTIKVWDFELRTCLETFIEHTHPETYNNDPRVRPVRAETFT; encoded by the exons ATG TACGTAGTTGATAGGAAAAAACAAGCACACGATGGAGGAGTGTGGTGTTGTGATTGGAAAGCCTGTCCTCCAGaaaccattaataaaaatgcaatttttaaaactga aatatTTACAATCCCAGATGAACCACTTCAGGAATATATTGTAACTTGTGGAGgagataaatttgtaaaagtttGGGAACTACATGGTGATGAATTAGAATTGAAACATAACTTAGAAGGCCACCAATCTGGTGTGGTATCAGTTGCAATAAGTAACAGTGGAAAAt tatgTGTGTCAAGAGGATTAGATTGCACTTTGAGAATTTGGGACATCGAGAAGGGAAGCCAGATTGCAGAAGCAGTTGTAATGCCAACAGATTCATGGTCTGTTTTATTTACTCAAGATGATCAACATGTAATATCCTGTTCAAAAGCTGGAATTGTCACATTGTATAATGCAAAAACAGGAAAACCAGAAAGAAAATTTGGCAAAAACACTAAGGGCAGTTATCCATACAGTATGGCATGT agtcCAGATGGAAAAATAGTTGTGACTGGTAGTGCTGATGGGATTATTAATGCATATGATATACATAATGGCAAACATTGTGGAAGAGTAGAAAGTCATGCTAAGGCTATTCGAAGTATGTGTTTCACATATGACTCCCAGAATTTATTAACTTCATCTGAAGACCAACAAATGAGAGTTTATGATGT GCAAACTACAGGTATTGATATGGTTACCACTATATGTGGACAtgattcatatattttaagtgtgtCATTGTCGCCTAATGGGAAATATTTTGTGTCTGGTAGTGCAGATATGACTATCAAAGTTTGGGATTTTGAATTAAGAACTTGCTTGGAAACATTCATTGAGCATACTCATCCA GAAACATACAATAACGATCCACGAGTACGACCTGTGAGGGCAGAGACGTTTACATAA
- the LOC109605416 gene encoding WD repeat-containing protein 61 isoform X1 — MYVVDRKKQAHDGGVWCCDWKACPPETINKNAIFKTEIFTIPDEPLQEYIVTCGGDKFVKVWELHGDELELKHNLEGHQSGVVSVAISNSGKLCVSRGLDCTLRIWDIEKGSQIAEAVVMPTDSWSVLFTQDDQHVISCSKAGIVTLYNAKTGKPERKFGKNTKGSYPYSMACSPDGKIVVTGSADGIINAYDIHNGKHCGRVESHAKAIRSMCFTYDSQNLLTSSEDQQMRVYDVQTTGIDMVTTICGHDSYILSVSLSPNGKYFVSGSADMTIKVWDFELRTCLETFIEHTHPVWCVKFAPDGNKIISVSEDNSIKIYYFPS, encoded by the exons ATG TACGTAGTTGATAGGAAAAAACAAGCACACGATGGAGGAGTGTGGTGTTGTGATTGGAAAGCCTGTCCTCCAGaaaccattaataaaaatgcaatttttaaaactga aatatTTACAATCCCAGATGAACCACTTCAGGAATATATTGTAACTTGTGGAGgagataaatttgtaaaagtttGGGAACTACATGGTGATGAATTAGAATTGAAACATAACTTAGAAGGCCACCAATCTGGTGTGGTATCAGTTGCAATAAGTAACAGTGGAAAAt tatgTGTGTCAAGAGGATTAGATTGCACTTTGAGAATTTGGGACATCGAGAAGGGAAGCCAGATTGCAGAAGCAGTTGTAATGCCAACAGATTCATGGTCTGTTTTATTTACTCAAGATGATCAACATGTAATATCCTGTTCAAAAGCTGGAATTGTCACATTGTATAATGCAAAAACAGGAAAACCAGAAAGAAAATTTGGCAAAAACACTAAGGGCAGTTATCCATACAGTATGGCATGT agtcCAGATGGAAAAATAGTTGTGACTGGTAGTGCTGATGGGATTATTAATGCATATGATATACATAATGGCAAACATTGTGGAAGAGTAGAAAGTCATGCTAAGGCTATTCGAAGTATGTGTTTCACATATGACTCCCAGAATTTATTAACTTCATCTGAAGACCAACAAATGAGAGTTTATGATGT GCAAACTACAGGTATTGATATGGTTACCACTATATGTGGACAtgattcatatattttaagtgtgtCATTGTCGCCTAATGGGAAATATTTTGTGTCTGGTAGTGCAGATATGACTATCAAAGTTTGGGATTTTGAATTAAGAACTTGCTTGGAAACATTCATTGAGCATACTCATCCA gtatGGTGTGTAAAATTTGCCCCGGATGgcaataaaatcatttcagTATCTGAAGAtaacagtattaaaatttattattttccctCATAA
- the LOC109605415 gene encoding zinc finger protein 830, with protein sequence MSATFKNAKKKLSQSELRKLMNEHKGKAQRDVQKIDSPLAKYNEQGQLTCILCKSVVRSESVWTVHINAKQHKQNVELARKLKERTNNFTTPVKRPLSPPQVVEIPEKKPKGILKNANPKPVTLATKIEVVEGKNGLPNDFFDNGTSKPSINKTGPPQHEKMDTDDAQELPEGFFDDPKLDAKARHQEYKDPVEEEWDKFVRAIKEADNESAAIIAEDQEEATNERQIDEIDEQMKNLSRVLTLEKKKVEVISVTNDSKQTGNEEEEEELDDDNFDEYLDWRSKKSFI encoded by the exons ATGTCtgcaacatttaaaaatgcgAAAAAGAAATTATCTCAATCTGAGTTGAGAAAGCTTATGAATGAACATAAAGGCAAAGCACAGAGAGATGTCCAAAAAATAGACTCCCCATTGGCAAA ATATAATGAACAAGGGCAATTGACATGCATACTGTGTAAGTCTGTAGTTCGGTCAGAATCTGTTTGGACAGTGCACATAAATGCTAAGCAGCACAAACAGAATGTTGAGTTggcaagaaaattaaaagaaaggaCTAACAATTTTACAACTCCAGTAAAAAGACCTCTTTCACCACCACAAGTGGTTGAAATTCCAGAAAAAAAGCCAAAAGGCATACTGAAAAATGCCAATCCTAAACCTGTAACTTTAGCAACAAAAATTGAAGTAGTTGAAGGTAAAAATGGCTtaccaaatgatttttttgataatggTACATCGAAACCATCCATAAATAAAACTGGGCCACCACAACATGAAAAAATGGATACAGATGATGCACAGGAATTGCCTGAAGGATTCTTTGATGATCCAAAACTTGATGCCAAG GCAAGGCATCAAGAGTATAAAGATCCTGTTGAAGAGGAGTGGGATAAATTTGTACGGGCTATTAAAGAAGCAGATAATGAAAGTGCAGCTATTATAGCAGAAGATCAAGAAGAAGCTACCAATGAAAGACAGATAGATGAAATAGATgagcaaatgaaaaatttatcaag GGTATTAACTTTAGAAAAGAAAAAGGTAGAAGTTATTTCAGTCACAAATGACTCAAAACAAACTGGAAATGAAGAGGAGGAAGAAGAACTAGATGatgataattttgatgaatactTAGATTGGAGGTCCAAGAAGTCCTTCATTtag
- the LOC109605414 gene encoding stomatin-like protein 2, mitochondrial, with amino-acid sequence MLSRNLMQFSTKLNPWKVIVRQKSYTPFNTVVMFVPQQEAWIVERMGKFSRILEPGLNVLIPVVDKVKYVQSLKEIAVDIPKQSAITSDNVTLSIDGVLYLRIIDAYKASYGVEDPEFAITQLAQTTMRSELGKISLDKVFRERENLNVQIVDSINKASEAWGMCCLRYEIRDIKLPNRVQEAMQTQVEAERRKRACILESEGKREAEINIAEGLKRSLILKSEAERQQQINKAEGEAIGIIKIAEAKAEGLRKVENVLREGREAAGLGVAEKYVEAFGGMINGGGTVVLGMDAGDVPKMVTQAMSIYNSVNKTNQRNLTKVKRISTPKIKDDLAEFFSDDEELKQHKEKLASESKLKATETEKLLEK; translated from the exons atgttatcgaGAAACTTGATGcaattttctacaaaa ttgaATCCATGGAAAGTTATTGTGAGGCAAAAGTCTTATACACCTTTTAATACTGTTGTCATGTTCGTGCCACAGCAAgaa gcaTGGATTGTTGAAAGAATGGGCAAATTTTCCAGGATCCTTGAACCTGGTTTGAATGTGTTGATTCCAGTGGTTGACAAAGTTAAATATGTTCAAAGTTTAAAAGAAATTGCTGTTGATATTCCTAAACAAAGTGCAATAACATCTGATAATGTTACTTTAAGTATCGATGGTGTTTTGTACTTGAGAATAATAGATGCGTATAAAGCAAGTTATGGTGTCGAAGACCCAGAATTTGCAATAACCCAATTGGCACAAACAACCATGAGATCTGAGTTAGGAAAAATATCCTTAGATAAAGTGTTTAGAGaaagagaaaatttaaatgttcaaattgTTGATAGTATAAACAAAGCAAGTGAAGCTTGGGGAATGTGCTGCTTAAGGTATGAAATAAGAGATATAAAACTTCCAAATAGAGTTCAAGAAGCTATGCAAACGCAAGTTGAAGCAGAACGCAGAAAACGTGCCTGTATATTAGAATCAGAAGGCAAGCGTGAGGCTGAAATTAACATTGCTGAAGGTCTAAAACgctctttaattttaaaatctgaagCTGAAcgacaacaacaaataaataaggcAGAGGGAGAAGCGATAGGGATTATAAAAATAGCAGAAGCAAAAGCAGAAGGTTTAAGAAAAGTGGAAAATGTTTTGCGGGAAGGAAGGGAGGCAGCTGGATTGGGGGTAGCAGAGAAGTATGTGGAAGCCTTTGGGGGGATGATAAATGGGGGTGGTACTGTAGTGTTGGGGATGGATGCAGGAGATGTACCAAAAATGGTCACACAG gcGATGTCAATATATAATTCCGTAAATAAAACGAATCAGAGAAATTTGACAAAAGTGAAAAGAATTAGTACGCCAAAAATCAAAGATGATTTGGCGGAATTTTTTAGTGACGATGAagaattaaaacaacataaagAAAAGCTTGCATCag AATCGAAATTGAAAGCTACAGAAACTGAAAAACTATTggaaaagtaa